A DNA window from Mariprofundus aestuarium contains the following coding sequences:
- a CDS encoding PilZ domain-containing protein: MKKRYYIRHPSSIPIDAQPIDKSSGIDHTSLVNISGGGLAFQSHTLLPIGKKVRIQIPSMDCSFRATGQVAWIKKEAQGCTVGIVFTDKSEAFHVRMIEQICHIESYRKQNMKKGRNISIEKATSEWIEHFAADFPQLY, translated from the coding sequence ATGAAAAAACGCTACTATATACGGCATCCATCCAGCATCCCCATTGATGCCCAGCCTATCGACAAAAGCAGTGGCATTGACCATACATCCTTGGTCAATATCAGCGGGGGTGGTCTTGCCTTCCAGAGTCATACACTGCTACCTATCGGTAAAAAGGTCCGCATTCAGATTCCAAGCATGGATTGCTCCTTTCGTGCCACCGGACAAGTAGCCTGGATCAAAAAAGAAGCACAGGGATGTACGGTAGGCATTGTATTTACTGATAAGAGTGAAGCATTCCATGTCCGGATGATTGAACAGATCTGCCATATCGAGTCATACAGGAAACAAAACATGAAAAAGGGAAGAAACATCTCCATTGAGAAGGCTACAAGCGAATGGATTGAACACTTCGCAGCTGATTTCCCGCAGTTGTATTAG
- the dut gene encoding dUTP diphosphatase gives MSNPIVHIQKLPHGEGIDLPFYATTHAAGADLRAAVDEDVMIAPGEHALIKTGFAMALPDNYEAQVRPRSGLALKHGITVLNTPGTVDADYRGEVGVILINHGKESFVVSRGDRVAQMIIAPFVQANFHEVSELSETERGSGGFGSSGRK, from the coding sequence ATGAGTAACCCAATCGTCCATATTCAGAAACTGCCGCACGGTGAAGGGATTGACCTACCATTCTATGCCACCACCCATGCCGCCGGAGCCGACCTGCGCGCCGCCGTCGATGAGGATGTGATGATTGCCCCTGGCGAGCACGCACTGATTAAAACCGGTTTTGCCATGGCACTTCCCGATAATTACGAGGCGCAGGTTCGTCCCCGCTCTGGTCTTGCCCTGAAACACGGCATTACCGTACTCAACACGCCAGGCACGGTGGACGCCGACTACCGCGGCGAGGTGGGAGTAATCCTGATCAATCACGGTAAAGAATCATTTGTTGTCAGCCGTGGCGACCGGGTTGCCCAGATGATCATCGCCCCGTTCGTGCAGGCCAATTTCCATGAGGTTTCCGAGCTCTCGGAAACCGAACGCGGTTCTGGCGGCTTCGGAAGTTCAGGCAGAAAGTAA
- the ileS gene encoding isoleucine--tRNA ligase produces the protein MELDVANDNQTQESFDYRPTVFLPKTDFPMRGNLPQNEPKRLAYWEAEDIYAKLRETRKDSPKFYLHDGPPYANGSIHIGHALNKVLKDIVVRSRTMMGFDAPYVPGWDCHGLPIELKVEEKFKKKKRKKEDITDSEFRAECREYAKGQIDIQREEFKRLGVIGDWENPYITMDYNFEANTVREIGRFLSNGGLYKGAKPVHWCVSCATALAEAEVEYEDHTSHSIYVKFPAMDDLTDIAPELTGDVSIVIWTTTPWTIPANLAVSVGPSIEYSAVRITDCGKNSNLKVGEILILAEDLREGVMQQIGAAGESITRFNGESLDKRKFSHPYLEQEAPILVGDHVTLEAGTGSVHTAPGHGQEDYEIGLKYGLKPFNPVGDTGIFDEATPVVAGRHVYQANSIVIEHLLACGALLETSEVRHSYPHCWRCHKPLIFRATPQWFISMDANDLRNKALKEISKTKWMPDWGENRIRAMVEQRPDWCVSRQRNWGVPITAIRCSGCESHKVTTADVLEGIALQVEQSGADVWFAKDVSAFLPEAASCPDCGGTEFEKEVDILDVWFDSGSTHACVLEQRDELESPADLYLEGSDQHRGWFQSSLLESVGTRGVAPFKGVLTHGFVVDKNGNKMSKSKGNVVAPQKIIQQMGADILRMWIASSDYSADIRISDEILKQLAESYRRIRNTVRFLLGNIDGFDPATDSVPVNERLPLDQWASHRLSVLSRTVDDAYENYQFHRIHQEIHNFCSVDLGGFYLDVIKDRLYCDDVGSARRASARATLYDLADTLIRLIAPILPFTAEETWEFLPGSASDSIHMHRFHPVADIKIDEAAWDTFFAIREQLNSALDLAKKDKVVGSSIAATVTVPNLDHSFAESIGETYEQLFIVAKVEDGQNLSVRAAEGVKCPRCWNFGEPAEPEHETHSELCPRCFEAVV, from the coding sequence ATGGAGCTAGATGTGGCCAACGATAACCAGACGCAAGAATCATTCGATTACCGACCGACCGTTTTTCTGCCGAAAACCGATTTCCCCATGCGTGGCAACCTGCCACAGAACGAGCCGAAACGGCTGGCTTACTGGGAAGCTGAAGACATTTACGCCAAGCTTCGCGAAACCCGCAAGGATTCACCAAAATTCTACCTGCATGATGGCCCTCCTTACGCCAACGGCAGCATTCATATTGGCCACGCACTGAACAAGGTGCTTAAAGATATCGTTGTCCGCTCACGCACCATGATGGGATTTGATGCCCCTTACGTGCCGGGCTGGGACTGCCATGGCCTGCCGATTGAGCTGAAGGTAGAAGAGAAATTTAAAAAGAAGAAGCGTAAGAAAGAGGATATCACTGATTCTGAATTCCGTGCCGAGTGCCGCGAATACGCCAAAGGACAGATCGATATACAGCGCGAAGAGTTCAAACGCCTTGGTGTCATCGGTGACTGGGAAAATCCCTACATCACCATGGATTACAATTTTGAAGCCAATACCGTGCGCGAGATCGGCCGTTTCCTCTCCAATGGAGGCCTCTACAAGGGTGCCAAGCCGGTCCACTGGTGTGTTTCCTGTGCAACTGCGCTGGCAGAAGCTGAAGTGGAGTACGAAGACCACACCTCACACTCAATCTATGTGAAATTCCCGGCCATGGATGATCTCACCGACATTGCACCGGAACTGACCGGTGATGTCTCGATCGTTATCTGGACCACCACACCGTGGACGATACCTGCCAACCTTGCCGTATCTGTGGGACCGTCCATTGAATATTCAGCGGTAAGAATCACCGACTGCGGTAAGAACAGTAACCTTAAGGTTGGTGAAATCCTGATTCTCGCTGAGGATCTGCGTGAAGGTGTCATGCAGCAGATTGGCGCTGCTGGCGAAAGCATCACCCGCTTCAACGGCGAATCTCTCGACAAGCGCAAGTTCTCCCACCCTTATCTGGAGCAGGAAGCCCCGATCCTTGTCGGTGATCATGTCACGCTTGAGGCCGGTACAGGAAGCGTTCATACCGCGCCTGGCCATGGCCAGGAAGATTACGAAATTGGGCTGAAATACGGTCTCAAACCCTTCAACCCTGTGGGCGATACCGGCATCTTTGATGAAGCCACGCCGGTAGTTGCCGGCCGCCACGTTTATCAGGCCAACTCCATTGTCATCGAGCACCTGCTTGCTTGTGGCGCCCTGCTGGAAACCAGCGAAGTTCGCCACTCCTACCCGCACTGCTGGCGCTGCCACAAACCTCTGATTTTCCGCGCCACGCCGCAGTGGTTTATCTCCATGGATGCCAATGATCTGCGCAACAAGGCACTTAAAGAGATCAGCAAAACGAAATGGATGCCTGATTGGGGTGAAAACCGCATCCGCGCCATGGTCGAACAGCGACCTGACTGGTGCGTGTCGCGCCAGCGCAACTGGGGCGTACCGATCACAGCCATTCGTTGCAGTGGTTGCGAATCCCATAAGGTTACCACAGCAGATGTACTTGAAGGCATTGCCCTGCAGGTAGAGCAAAGCGGTGCCGATGTCTGGTTTGCTAAGGATGTTTCGGCATTCCTCCCCGAGGCTGCATCATGCCCGGATTGTGGTGGCACGGAGTTTGAGAAAGAGGTCGATATTCTCGACGTCTGGTTCGATTCAGGCAGCACCCATGCCTGCGTGTTAGAGCAACGCGATGAGCTCGAAAGCCCTGCAGATCTCTATCTGGAGGGAAGCGATCAGCATCGCGGCTGGTTCCAGTCTTCACTGCTTGAGAGCGTCGGCACCCGTGGTGTCGCTCCGTTCAAGGGCGTACTGACCCACGGTTTTGTTGTTGATAAAAATGGCAACAAGATGTCCAAGTCGAAAGGGAATGTGGTCGCACCGCAGAAGATCATCCAGCAGATGGGGGCAGATATCCTGCGCATGTGGATTGCATCCAGTGATTACTCGGCCGATATCCGCATCTCCGATGAGATCTTAAAACAGCTGGCAGAATCTTACCGTCGAATCCGCAATACCGTGCGTTTCCTGCTTGGTAATATCGATGGTTTTGATCCGGCAACCGACAGCGTTCCTGTGAATGAGCGCCTGCCACTGGATCAGTGGGCATCCCACCGCCTCTCCGTGCTTTCCCGCACTGTTGATGATGCCTATGAGAACTATCAGTTCCACCGAATCCATCAGGAGATACACAACTTCTGCTCGGTCGATCTTGGTGGCTTCTACCTTGATGTCATCAAGGATCGCCTCTACTGCGATGATGTCGGTTCAGCTCGTCGCGCATCGGCCCGTGCCACACTCTACGATCTGGCCGATACGCTCATTCGCCTGATTGCTCCGATACTGCCATTCACGGCCGAAGAGACATGGGAGTTCCTGCCCGGTTCTGCATCTGACTCGATTCATATGCACCGCTTCCATCCGGTTGCCGATATCAAAATAGATGAAGCTGCATGGGATACTTTCTTCGCGATTCGTGAGCAGTTGAATTCTGCGCTGGACCTAGCCAAGAAGGATAAGGTTGTAGGCTCATCAATTGCTGCAACGGTGACCGTTCCGAACCTGGATCATTCGTTTGCCGAATCAATCGGTGAAACTTACGAACAGCTGTTCATCGTCGCAAAGGTAGAAGATGGCCAAAACCTGTCGGTGCGGGCTGCTGAAGGGGTGAAATGCCCTCGCTGCTGGAACTTTGGTGAGCCGGCAGAACCAGAGCATGAGACTCACAGTGAGCTCTGCCCACGCTGTTTTGAGGCCGTCGTTTAA
- a CDS encoding metal-dependent hydrolase, with translation MDIVTQGLAGAVLAQSFSKNNETRIAMVVGFLAGLLADIDALFTQSEVDPLLQLDFHRHFTHSIFFIPFGGLLAAALMWPVVKKHLSFRRLLLFTIVGYATSGVIDACTSYGTSLLWPLSDQRISWNIISILDPLFSMALVAAIAFAAVKRTPRYAAFGLCFAISYLLVGFSQHERVEAMAMALAESRGHTVERIEIKPTMGNLILWRSIYEADGYFYMDAIRAGLPGEEKQYAGESVKRFELSDLPEIIEDSVLAEDIKRFEFFSHGYISLFPGERPILGDTRYSMLPTSVQPIWGIELNLADQQGHTPFNQFHDSSDLTRQTFIDMLLGEDIRIVKEGAKPESQVMADSPEKQI, from the coding sequence ATGGATATTGTGACGCAGGGGTTGGCCGGCGCTGTGCTGGCGCAGAGTTTTTCAAAAAATAATGAAACGCGGATCGCTATGGTGGTCGGTTTTCTGGCCGGACTGCTTGCCGATATTGACGCACTTTTCACCCAGTCCGAAGTTGATCCACTGCTCCAACTCGACTTCCATCGTCACTTTACCCACTCAATATTTTTTATCCCCTTTGGTGGCCTGCTGGCGGCGGCTCTGATGTGGCCTGTGGTGAAAAAACATCTGTCATTCAGGCGCTTGCTGCTCTTCACTATTGTCGGATATGCTACCTCAGGTGTGATTGATGCCTGCACCTCATATGGCACCTCTCTCTTGTGGCCGCTCAGTGATCAACGCATCTCCTGGAACATCATCTCTATTCTTGATCCACTCTTCTCTATGGCTCTGGTTGCCGCAATTGCCTTTGCCGCTGTGAAACGCACGCCGCGTTATGCCGCTTTCGGTCTCTGCTTTGCCATCTCTTATCTGCTGGTCGGTTTCTCCCAGCATGAACGTGTGGAGGCCATGGCCATGGCGCTGGCCGAATCACGCGGCCACACGGTGGAGCGCATCGAGATAAAACCGACGATGGGTAATCTGATTCTGTGGCGTTCTATCTATGAGGCAGACGGCTATTTTTATATGGATGCCATACGAGCCGGACTACCCGGCGAAGAGAAGCAGTATGCAGGGGAGTCGGTAAAACGTTTTGAGCTCAGTGACCTGCCGGAAATCATCGAAGATTCGGTGCTGGCTGAAGATATCAAACGTTTCGAATTCTTTTCCCATGGTTACATCTCGCTCTTTCCTGGAGAGAGACCAATACTTGGTGACACCCGCTATTCGATGTTGCCAACCTCAGTGCAACCGATCTGGGGTATCGAGTTGAATCTGGCTGATCAACAGGGCCATACACCTTTCAATCAGTTCCACGACTCATCAGACCTGACTCGCCAAACCTTTATCGACATGCTGTTGGGTGAAGATATCCGAATCGTGAAAGAGGGTGCTAAGCCCGAGTCGCAGGTGATGGCAGATTCACCTGAAAAACAGATTTAA
- a CDS encoding bifunctional (p)ppGpp synthetase/guanosine-3',5'-bis(diphosphate) 3'-pyrophosphohydrolase, which translates to MKNTKQQQSITSQYSVSEYIDMLIANSAHLNQGSALLEKACQHVWDAQDVDSDMPSSLDVAILLSQLSADETTIIVCLLSDIRLRSTAFHKVIQHEFSVEVLHMVQSLEKLHLFKASQSDGHEQSERLRRMLLAMVDDVRVVLIKLAYRVQRLRELSKADEETQKRIASESLEIFSPIANRLGIGQLKWELEDLSFRYLQPETYKRIAKMLEEKRGGRETYIKQVVTEIDTLLKSSEIDARVNGRPKHIYSIWSKMTHKDKQFSELFDVQAIRVTVTTIAECYTALGLIHGRWHHIPKEFDDYIANTKPNGYQSLHTAVYGPEGKPVEIQIRTKAMHEFAEFGVAAHWRYKERTKQDAVLEKTIHSIRKLLETPESDDEEFLDSFKTELFSDRVFVLSPDGKIIDLPQGATPLDFAYGIHTEVGHKCRGAKVNGHIVPLTTQLQNGMQVEILTTNQAAPSRDWLNPNLGYITSNRARAKIKAWFRQQNYEQNVIDGKTAVDRELKRIHISNPDTNKALTHFKVNSEKEWYAKVGRGDITSAQLTQGLNQIYATESLKALPYKPKPKKRGGSDPAINVCGVGNLLSYMANCCRPVPGDEIIGFITQGHGVSVHRPDCINILNLEHDKQKRLIAVAWAEHDDQTFEINLAIQAIDRTGLLKDMTSILSDLKVNVLSVQTLSNRDTQMADMQIMMEIKDLEQLQKVTDKIMQLPNVLKVYRQNS; encoded by the coding sequence ATGAAGAATACAAAGCAACAGCAAAGCATTACATCGCAATACTCTGTCTCAGAGTATATCGACATGCTCATTGCGAATTCAGCGCATCTAAACCAGGGCTCTGCCCTGCTTGAAAAGGCATGTCAGCATGTTTGGGATGCACAAGATGTTGATTCAGATATGCCAAGTAGCCTGGATGTCGCCATATTGCTCAGTCAGTTAAGTGCTGATGAGACGACGATTATTGTATGTCTGCTCAGTGACATTCGTCTTCGCTCAACCGCCTTTCACAAGGTCATTCAACATGAGTTCTCTGTCGAAGTGCTTCACATGGTTCAGAGCCTGGAAAAGCTGCATTTGTTCAAAGCAAGTCAATCAGATGGTCATGAGCAGTCTGAGCGGTTGAGAAGAATGTTGTTAGCCATGGTTGATGACGTGCGAGTGGTGCTCATCAAGCTTGCCTACAGGGTACAGCGGCTCAGGGAGCTATCCAAGGCAGATGAAGAGACACAAAAGCGCATTGCATCGGAATCACTTGAAATCTTTTCACCCATTGCCAACCGCTTAGGTATCGGACAACTGAAATGGGAACTCGAAGACCTATCCTTTCGCTATTTGCAGCCTGAAACCTATAAGCGTATTGCAAAGATGCTTGAGGAAAAAAGAGGCGGACGTGAGACCTATATCAAACAGGTTGTCACTGAAATTGATACCTTGCTCAAAAGTTCCGAGATCGATGCCAGAGTTAATGGCAGGCCAAAGCATATCTATAGTATCTGGTCAAAGATGACGCATAAAGACAAACAGTTCTCAGAACTGTTTGATGTTCAGGCCATCAGGGTCACGGTCACCACCATTGCAGAGTGTTATACCGCACTAGGGCTGATACATGGGCGCTGGCACCATATTCCTAAAGAATTTGATGATTATATCGCCAACACCAAACCCAATGGCTATCAAAGCCTGCATACAGCCGTTTATGGGCCTGAGGGAAAACCTGTTGAAATTCAGATCAGAACCAAAGCCATGCACGAGTTTGCAGAGTTTGGTGTGGCAGCACACTGGCGTTATAAAGAGCGAACCAAACAGGATGCTGTGCTGGAAAAAACGATTCATTCCATCCGGAAATTATTGGAAACACCGGAAAGTGATGATGAGGAATTTTTAGACAGTTTTAAAACAGAGCTGTTCTCTGACCGCGTGTTTGTATTAAGCCCTGATGGCAAAATCATTGATCTGCCGCAAGGCGCAACCCCGCTTGATTTTGCCTACGGTATTCACACAGAAGTAGGGCACAAATGCCGCGGTGCAAAAGTGAACGGTCATATCGTGCCGCTCACCACGCAACTGCAAAATGGTATGCAGGTCGAAATTTTAACCACCAATCAAGCCGCACCAAGCAGAGACTGGCTCAATCCGAATCTGGGTTACATCACCAGCAACAGGGCACGCGCAAAAATAAAAGCGTGGTTTCGGCAACAGAATTATGAGCAAAATGTGATAGATGGTAAAACCGCTGTCGATCGCGAACTCAAACGCATACACATTTCAAATCCTGATACGAATAAGGCCCTCACTCACTTTAAAGTGAACAGTGAAAAAGAGTGGTACGCTAAAGTCGGACGTGGTGATATCACATCAGCTCAGTTAACGCAGGGTCTAAACCAGATTTATGCCACTGAATCACTAAAAGCACTGCCCTATAAACCCAAGCCGAAAAAGAGAGGTGGTTCAGATCCAGCTATCAATGTTTGTGGCGTTGGTAACCTCTTATCCTATATGGCCAACTGCTGCAGACCCGTTCCCGGTGATGAGATCATTGGCTTTATCACCCAAGGCCATGGGGTTTCGGTTCATCGCCCTGATTGCATCAACATACTCAACCTGGAACATGATAAGCAGAAGCGACTCATTGCTGTTGCGTGGGCAGAGCATGATGATCAGACATTTGAGATCAACCTTGCTATCCAGGCCATTGATCGTACAGGTCTGCTAAAAGATATGACCAGCATCCTTTCCGACCTGAAAGTAAACGTGCTCAGTGTTCAGACGTTATCGAACAGAGATACGCAAATGGCAGACATGCAGATCATGATGGAGATAAAGGACCTTGAACAACTGCAAAAAGTCACTGACAAAATTATGCAGTTACCGAATGTACTTAAGGTTTATCGGCAGAATTCATAA
- the coaBC gene encoding bifunctional phosphopantothenoylcysteine decarboxylase/phosphopantothenate--cysteine ligase CoaBC, translating into MLNGKRILIGIGGGIAVYRVAELARLLIKAGAEVRCVMTKSARAFVTPLTFEALTGNKVHTELFDLTSEREMGHIQLARWADAVVIAPATANILARLSYGIADDLLTTMMQVNEAPVLLAPAMNSSMWESDATRHNVETLKARGFSFVGPEQGQLACGEQGIGRLSEPEDIVAALQPLLWEEQALKGKQWVINAGPTVEAWDAVRLLTNRASGKLGALLASTATAMGAEVTLIAGPGTPSTHPQVKRINVESADEMLAACTKSASNADTFIATAAVSDFRFHEMYTEKMKRGSTTSMHVELIANPDIVAHIANMERRPSHVIAFAAESSNHIEYAKVKLSQKNVDAIVANDVNNMGSHSASGWWITPSCETTIDTDTKQAFAEEIIQHIMELNP; encoded by the coding sequence ATGCTTAATGGCAAGCGAATACTGATCGGCATTGGCGGCGGCATTGCCGTCTACCGCGTGGCCGAGCTTGCCCGCCTGTTGATCAAGGCAGGGGCCGAGGTTCGCTGTGTAATGACGAAATCAGCCCGTGCGTTTGTCACCCCTCTCACCTTCGAAGCATTGACCGGCAACAAGGTGCACACCGAACTCTTCGATCTCACTTCTGAGAGGGAGATGGGCCATATCCAGTTGGCACGCTGGGCTGATGCAGTCGTTATCGCACCGGCCACAGCCAATATTCTGGCCCGTCTCTCGTATGGCATCGCAGATGATCTGCTCACCACCATGATGCAGGTCAATGAGGCACCTGTACTATTGGCGCCTGCTATGAACAGCTCGATGTGGGAATCCGATGCTACACGCCACAATGTGGAAACATTGAAGGCGCGTGGCTTTAGCTTTGTCGGCCCTGAACAGGGACAGCTTGCCTGCGGAGAACAGGGCATAGGGCGCCTCTCTGAACCGGAAGATATTGTCGCTGCCCTGCAACCTTTGCTTTGGGAAGAACAGGCACTGAAAGGCAAACAGTGGGTGATCAATGCAGGGCCAACTGTCGAGGCATGGGATGCCGTGCGCTTGCTGACCAACCGCGCCAGCGGCAAGCTCGGTGCATTGCTTGCCTCAACTGCCACGGCAATGGGGGCTGAGGTTACGCTTATTGCAGGCCCGGGAACCCCGTCAACCCATCCGCAGGTGAAGCGAATCAACGTTGAATCTGCAGATGAAATGCTCGCCGCATGTACAAAGTCAGCCAGCAATGCGGATACATTTATCGCTACAGCTGCCGTAAGTGACTTCCGATTTCATGAAATGTATACCGAAAAGATGAAACGTGGCAGCACAACAAGCATGCATGTCGAACTTATTGCCAACCCCGATATCGTCGCCCACATCGCAAACATGGAAAGGCGTCCATCTCATGTCATCGCTTTTGCCGCCGAATCGTCAAACCATATAGAATATGCAAAGGTCAAACTGTCGCAGAAAAACGTCGACGCGATTGTCGCCAATGATGTGAATAATATGGGATCGCACAGTGCCAGTGGCTGGTGGATCACCCCAAGCTGCGAAACCACTATCGACACCGATACAAAACAGGCCTTTGCAGAAGAGATCATTCAACACATTATGGAGCTAAACCCATGA
- a CDS encoding pilus assembly protein PilP, with amino-acid sequence MKLWAGLLAICLTGVFTASAEDIAPTEEEITPDAMQHQITAPEIDFENMRDPFSSYLVRMALRGKATLLDTQMRLSNRKREKLEDYDLSTLHLVAIFKMGGEHVAMVEDTTAKGFIVRRGNYLGQNNGKIEKITDDTVFLVEQVLNPAGEIIDRQVTLTMKEVNE; translated from the coding sequence ATGAAGCTTTGGGCTGGGCTGTTGGCGATATGTTTAACCGGTGTTTTTACAGCATCGGCTGAAGATATTGCACCAACAGAAGAGGAAATCACTCCGGATGCGATGCAGCATCAAATCACTGCTCCCGAGATCGATTTCGAAAATATGCGTGATCCTTTTTCCTCCTACCTGGTTCGGATGGCTTTGCGTGGCAAGGCCACGCTTCTGGATACCCAGATGCGCCTCTCCAACCGCAAACGCGAAAAACTTGAAGATTACGATCTCTCCACGCTGCATCTCGTTGCCATCTTCAAAATGGGGGGCGAACACGTCGCTATGGTAGAAGATACCACTGCCAAGGGTTTCATCGTCCGCCGCGGTAACTACCTCGGCCAAAACAATGGCAAAATCGAAAAAATCACCGATGACACTGTCTTTCTTGTTGAGCAGGTACTCAATCCTGCAGGCGAAATTATCGACCGTCAGGTCACCCTGACCATGAAAGAAGTTAACGAATAA
- a CDS encoding bifunctional riboflavin kinase/FAD synthetase, with the protein MQIFHSWEEAQASEIRGGAITVGNFDGVHMGHEQVLAETRGHALNASGPTIVVTFEPHPRAVLYPEEAPRRLCHLQEKLQYLESEGVDAVLLLEFTKELASWPAEKFSRTLFETFTFNHIHVGYDFAFGRDRQGHVDDLRRLGDEAGFTVSVAAAFEMLGGVVSSSRIRSAVEAADFDLANKLLGRDYSIAGKVLHGDKRGREMNFPTANVDVADLAHPPVGIYAVRANTCDKEWNGAAYLGYRPTFNGRTLLLETHLLDDSPDLYEQCLNVKFIKRIREDRKFTGHTDLAAQIARDCDDARAILT; encoded by the coding sequence ATGCAGATTTTTCACTCATGGGAAGAGGCTCAGGCTTCTGAAATTCGCGGTGGTGCCATTACCGTTGGCAACTTCGATGGCGTACACATGGGCCATGAACAGGTACTGGCGGAAACACGCGGCCACGCGCTTAATGCAAGTGGACCGACCATCGTCGTTACCTTCGAGCCGCACCCGCGCGCCGTACTCTACCCTGAAGAAGCACCCCGCCGTTTGTGCCACCTGCAGGAGAAGCTGCAATACCTCGAATCTGAGGGGGTAGATGCAGTCCTGCTGCTGGAGTTTACCAAGGAGCTGGCAAGCTGGCCTGCCGAGAAATTCTCACGCACTCTGTTTGAAACATTCACATTCAACCATATCCATGTCGGCTACGATTTCGCTTTCGGCCGTGACCGTCAGGGCCATGTCGATGATCTGCGCAGGCTAGGCGATGAAGCAGGATTCACCGTTTCCGTAGCGGCAGCATTCGAGATGCTCGGTGGTGTTGTCTCCTCCTCGCGCATTCGCTCGGCGGTTGAAGCCGCCGACTTTGATCTTGCCAACAAACTGCTGGGCCGGGATTACTCGATTGCCGGCAAGGTACTGCATGGCGACAAACGTGGGCGTGAGATGAATTTCCCGACCGCCAATGTCGATGTCGCTGACCTGGCGCACCCTCCTGTCGGCATCTATGCCGTTCGTGCCAATACCTGTGACAAAGAGTGGAACGGAGCCGCTTATCTGGGTTATCGCCCCACCTTCAATGGCCGCACCCTGCTTCTGGAAACACATCTTCTGGATGACTCCCCCGACCTCTATGAGCAGTGCCTGAACGTAAAATTCATCAAGCGAATTCGCGAGGATCGCAAGTTCACCGGCCATACCGATCTGGCCGCCCAGATTGCCAGAGACTGCGATGACGCAAGGGCTATCCTCACCTGA
- the nth gene encoding endonuclease III produces MTAAEIRRFFEYLRDENPAPVTELNYTNEFELLAAVMLSAQSTDVGVNKATAKLYPVANTPQMILDLGEAGLKSYIATLGLYNSKAKHLMATCAMLVERHNGQIPRTRKELESLPGVGRKTANVVLNVLFDEPTMAVDTHIFRVGNRTGIAPGKTPLDVEKGLLKRIPKEFMQHAHHWLILHGRYTCTARKPKCHACPVSAECHWPEKPTAI; encoded by the coding sequence ATGACTGCGGCTGAGATCCGGCGTTTTTTTGAGTACCTGCGTGATGAAAACCCCGCACCTGTCACCGAGCTTAACTACACCAATGAGTTTGAGCTCCTTGCCGCTGTCATGCTCTCCGCCCAGTCCACTGATGTAGGCGTCAATAAAGCCACCGCAAAGCTCTATCCGGTTGCCAACACCCCTCAGATGATTCTCGATCTCGGAGAGGCAGGCCTTAAATCTTATATCGCCACCCTCGGCCTCTATAACAGCAAGGCCAAACACCTGATGGCTACATGTGCAATGCTGGTTGAGCGACACAACGGGCAGATTCCACGCACCCGCAAAGAGTTGGAGTCACTACCGGGGGTTGGTCGAAAAACTGCCAACGTAGTACTCAATGTGCTTTTCGACGAACCAACGATGGCGGTGGACACCCATATCTTCCGGGTTGGAAATCGCACGGGCATCGCTCCGGGAAAAACGCCGCTTGATGTCGAAAAAGGTTTACTGAAAAGAATCCCGAAAGAGTTTATGCAGCATGCCCACCACTGGCTAATCCTGCATGGCCGTTACACCTGTACAGCCCGCAAACCGAAATGCCACGCCTGCCCTGTCTCAGCGGAATGCCACTGGCCCGAGAAACCAACAGCGATTTAA
- a CDS encoding peroxiredoxin produces MSNYTINPGDAAPADIELETWPEGKLKLADLKGKWIILYFYPKDSTSGCTTESCEFRDALPDFSAADAAIVGVSRDSVKSHENFTTKQGLNFPLISDPDEALCKAFDVIQTKMNYGKEYLGVERSTFIINPEGSITHAWRKVKVAGHVEDVLNTLKEAQG; encoded by the coding sequence ATGAGCAATTATACGATCAACCCCGGTGATGCCGCACCCGCCGATATCGAGCTGGAGACTTGGCCAGAGGGAAAACTCAAGCTGGCCGACCTGAAAGGCAAATGGATCATCCTCTATTTCTATCCTAAGGACAGCACCTCAGGCTGCACGACCGAATCATGTGAATTCCGTGATGCACTACCCGATTTCTCCGCTGCCGATGCAGCTATTGTAGGTGTCAGCCGCGATTCAGTGAAATCGCATGAAAATTTCACCACAAAACAGGGCCTCAACTTCCCGTTGATCTCCGACCCAGATGAAGCTCTCTGCAAAGCCTTTGACGTCATCCAGACCAAGATGAACTACGGCAAGGAGTATCTTGGTGTGGAGCGCTCCACTTTCATCATCAACCCCGAAGGCTCCATCACGCATGCATGGCGCAAGGTGAAGGTGGCAGGCCACGTTGAAGATGTCCTTAACACCCTGAAGGAAGCGCAGGGCTAA